CCACTTGCCCTTGTTCTTCGGTCCGGCCTTCTCGCTGATGTGGGCGAGCATCCACGCCGGGCAGACGGTGGAGGCGAAGGTGCTGTTGGCCAGACCCGGGTCCCAGCCCGGCTGGAACTGGCGGAGCTTGGCGGTCAGATCGGACGTGGCCGCCTCGGAGGCCAGCTTCCACGCGTCCTTGACGACGGGGTTCGTCTCATAGATGAGCTTGCCCTGCTTGTCGTAGAACTGCTGGGAGTTGCCGTAGATCATGGCGTTGAACAGCCCGCTGGAGCTGTCCATGAAGGCGACCTTGTCGTCCTTGGAGTTCTTCTTGAACTTCTTGCCCGCCTCGACGTACTTCGACCAGTCGCCCTCCCACAGCTTGGCGACCTCTTCGCGGTCGGTGGGGAGACCGGCCTGCTCGAACAGGTCCTTGCGGTAACAGACCGCCATCGGGCCGATGTCGGTGCCGAGGCCGATGACCTTCTTGTCGTCGGTGGTGACCTGGCTCTGCTTCCACGGAAGGAAGTGGTCCGTCCCGGCCGCGCCGGCCAGGTCGACGAACTTGTCCTTCTGCGTGTCGGACAGCTCCTTGGCCCGACCGATCTCTATGCCCTGAATGTCCTTCAGGCCGCTGCCGGCGGCCAGGTGGGTCTGCAGGGCGGTGTAGTACGTCTGCTCGTCGCCCGCGACGTCCGCCTTGATGACGACATCCGGGTGCTCCTTCATGTACTTGTCGAGCAGCCCGGTCTCCTTGAAGCCCATGACGCCGAAGAGCCCCATGGTGATGGTGGTCTTGCCGTCCTTCTTGCCGCCACCCGTCCCCCCGCTGTCACTGCCTCCGCAGCCCACGACCAGGCCGAGAGCCGACACGACCGATACGGCGGCCACGGCTCGTGTACGCAACTTCTTTCGGGCCTTGCCCATTTGTCCTCCTAGCGGCGGCGCTGACGCACCGGAGTTCGAGCCCCGCGGTCCGCTCCGCAGGCCCGATTTGTCCAGTGGGTACGTTCCCAGACGACGATGGGAACGTGCCCACTCGGTGGCCCAGAGCGTGGCCGCCGCCATGGCCTCCTGTCAAGAAGTTGAAACCACTTCGTTGCCGGAAGATGTCGCGCAGCCGAATCCCGACCCTTCGGACGCTCTCCACGGGTCTGGCACAATGCGCAGGTGACAGCCGTTCGGACGGCGTGCGGCAAGGAGGCGACATGCGGGGCAGACAGCGTCCGACCATCAAGACCGTGGCCGCGCGCGCCGGTGTCGGACGCACCACGGTTTCACGAGTCATCAACGGCTCGGAGCTCGTCAGCGAGAAGGCCAGGGCCGCCGTGCTCGCCGCCATCGCCGAGCTGAACTACGTCCCGAACTCCGTCGCGAGGGGTCTGGTGACCAGCCGGACGAACTCCGTGGCCCTGGTGATTCCCGAGTCCGAGAGCAGGCTGGGCTCCGAGCCGTACTTCTCGGCGGTCATCCGCGGGGTCAGCACCGCTCTCGCCAGGACCCGCACCCAGCTCCAGCTCGTCCTCGTACGCGACCAGGCGGAACGGGACCAGCTCACGGAGTCGGTGGCGGAACGCCGGGTCGACGGGGTGCTCCTGGTCTCGGTGCACGAGCACGACCCGCTGCCGGGCCTGCTGGAGGACATGGGGCTGCCCACGGTGCTCGCCGGGCGCCGCTCCCCCGCCGAGTCGCTCGCGCATGTGCACTCCGACAACGCCGGCGGGGCCGCGACGGCCGTCGGCCACCTGCTCGCGCGGGGGCGGCGGACCATCGCCACGATCAGCGGCCCCCTCGACATGGATGTGGCGCGCAGCAGGCTCCAGGGATGGCGTGAGGCCCTGGAGAAGTCGGGGCACGATGCCTCGGAGCGGCTGGTGGCCTCAGGTGACTTCACCGAGGAGGGCGGCGAGGCCGCCATGCGTTCACTGCTTGAACAAGTCCCCTCGCTCGACGGCGTGTTCGTCGCCTCGGACGTCATGGCGGCGGGCGCGCTCGTGGAGTTGCGCAGGCAACGGCGCAGGGTGCCCGAGGACGTGGCGGTGGTCGGGTTCGACGACTCCATCATCGCCCGGCACACCAACCCGCCCCTCACCAGCGTGCGTCAGCCCATCGAGGAGATCGGGGAGACGATCGCCCGCCTCCTCCTGGAGGAGATCGGCAACCCCGAGGAGCCGCGTCGGCACGTGGTGCTTCCCACGGAACTCGTCGTGCGCGAATCGTCGTGAGTCCGCGGTTCGTCGTGAGTCCACGGGTCGCCCGGGGTGTCAGGGGTTCGTACGGGCTGTCCGCGGTTCGCCCGGGGTGTCAGGGGTTCGTACGGGCTGTCCGCGGTTCGCCCGGGGTGTCAGCGGTAGTACAGCGCCGCCTTCTCCAGGACGTGACGCGTGAACATCCCGCCCCAGACGGTCCCGCCCGCGTACATGGTGACCTGGGCGGACCCGGGCGCCGACGTGAACACGGTGAGAGGTCGCGCGATCAGTGACGTACCCAGGATCCGCGCATCCTCCGCGGCCCAGCGCGCCGCGGACGGCTGAACGCCGGTGCTGACCAGCGCGGGCAGGACCATCGCCGCGTTCCGCGCGCCGGGCAGACCGCTGCGGAGGCTCTTCACGTAGGTCAGGGCCCACCCGGTGAACTCGGCGATCGCGGGGGCGTCGACGGTGGGTACAGCGGCGGCGAGGACGAACAGTTCCACCTTGGTGCCGAACCACCGGGCCTTACGGTCCGACCTGCTGCCGAGCAGCACCCGGTGATCTCCCCAGTCGGTCGCGGTCACCGCGCATCCGTCGGCCGCCAGCCGCTCACGCAGTGCCTCAAGGTAGGTGTCGGACGCGTCGGCCGGCGGGACCTTGTCGATTCGCTGCTGAGTCATGCGTGGATCGTGCACGACCGGCGGGGCCCGGGGAAGACCGCTACCGCTTCGAGAACAGTCCGGTGTCCCGGCCCGAACGCCTGCGTCCGGCCCGCTCGGCGAGAGCCACGGCGGCCCGCCCCCACTCGGGATGTGCGAAGGCGAAGCCTGCCGCGCTCAGCCGGCCCGGCACCACCCGGCGGCTCTTGAGCAGCAGTTCCGTGTCCGAGCGCAACGCGAACGCCCCCAGCTCGGCCATCAGGCGCGTCGCCGGCAGCCCCACCGGGACACCCCACGCGGTGCGCAGCGCCCGCATGAAGTCGCGGTGCGGAAGGGGCTCGGGCGAGGCGAGGTTCACCGGCCCCTCGATGTCGTCCCGGTCGATCAGGAACTCCACCGCGCGCACGAAGTCCTCGTCGTGGATCCAGGAGACGTACTGCGCGCCGCCCGCCACGGGCCCGCCGAGGCCGAGGCGGGCGAGCCGCGACAGTACGTGGAACACGCCGCCCCGGTCCGGGCTCATGACCATCGCCGAGCGCAGGGCCACCTTGCGGGTCGCGGGGGTCGGTGCTTCGGTCTGCGCCCGCTCCCAGTTCTTCGCGATCTCGACGCTGTACGCCCAGTACTCCGGCACCCGGGTCTCCGAGCCGCCGATCACCCCGGTCGCCTCGTCGTGTGCCGCGCCGACACTGTGGGCGTAGACCGTCGCCGTACTCATCTGCAGCCAGACGCGCGGTGGCCGCGCGGCGGCGGCGATCGCCTCGCCGACCACGCGCGCCGAGTCCACCCGGGAGTCCATCATGGCGCGCAGGTTCTCCTCGGTGTACCGGCAGGAGACGCTGCGCCCGGCCAGGTTGACGACGACGTCACTGCCGTCGACCGCCTCGGCCCAGGGTCCGAGCGTGGTCCCGTCCCAGCCGACGTCGTGCGCCCTCGACGGGTTCCGGGTCACCACCGTGACCTCGTGACCGGCCGCTGACAGCGCACGGTCGAGCATCGCGCCCACCTGTCCGGTTCCCCCGGGCAGCACTACCTTCATCGAACCCCCTCGGCTTCGTCCGACGCCAGGGTATCCCGCATTTTTGAACATGTTCAACAGAGGGTCGAGCGCGAGCCCGGCCAGCCCGGCCGGGGCCTCCAGCGGGATCAGATGCCCCGTGTGCGGAAGCACCACGACGCCACCCCCTACCCCGGGTGCCGGGCTACGCGCCCCGCGCCCTTTCGCGGGCGGTGTGCCAGGCCACCGGTCGCGCCGCGAAGGCGTACATCGTCGACCGGATCGTCCTGGAAGCCAGGCGGCTCACCGCTGCCGGTTGCGCCCGCGCGCTCGGCTTCCCCGACGCGTCCGACTTCTCGGTGTTCTTCCTGAACGCGACAGGGACGCGCCCGGGCCGGTGGCGGGCACAAGCCGACCCCGACCGGCATGGAGCCCTGAATGCCCTGATATGCGCTTTCCCGTGAACCGTCCTAGCCTGGCGGATATCGCTCGGGGCGGTCGACGGCCGGTAGAGCCGGCGGAGGGTGAGCTTCCATGGCTGAGCGACGTACACGGTCCGGTCTGGTCGGCGAGTTGTCGGCCGAGTTCGCGGGCACAATGATCCTCATCCTCTTCGGATGCGGTGTGGTGGCGCAGGTGTCGGCGGGAGGCGCGCTCACCGATCCGGCGGGCGGCCTGGGTGACCACGACAGCATCGCCTGGGCGTGGGGCCTCGGCGTCACCCTCGGTGTCTACGTGGCGGCGAGGCTGAGCGGTGCACACCTCAATCCCGCGGTGACCGTCGCACTCGCCGCGTTCAAGGGCTTCCCGTGGCGCAAGGTGGCGCCCTACGCGCTGGCCCAGACCGCCGGCGCCTTCGTGGCCGCGCTCCTCGTCCGCTGGAACTACAGCGAGGCGCTGGCGAAGGCCGACCCCGGACACACCCTCAAGACACAGGGCGTCTTCTCGACCCTGCCCGGCAACGGCAACCCCGCCCTTCCGGTGCACGAGTGGGGCGCCTTCCGCGACCAGGTCATCGGCACGGCCATCCTGCTGCTGCTGATCATGGCCATCACGGACCTGCTGAACACACCGCCGGGCGCCAACCTGGCCCCGTTCGTCATCGGTCTGGTCGTGGTGGCGATCGGCATGGCCTGGGGAACGAACGCGGGGTACGCCATCAATCCCGCCCGTGACTTCGGACCGCGGCTGGCCAGCTTCTTCACCGGCTACGGCGGAGCGTGGCGAGATCAGTACGGGAACCTGTACTTCTGGGTGCCGATCATCGCCCCACTGGTCGGCGGCCTGCTCGGCGCGGGCCTGTACAAGGTCTTCATCAGCCGCTTCCTGCCGTCCGCCGAGCCCGAGCCGCCGGGACGCGTCCCGGCATCCAAGGACTGACCCGACCGGCCGGAGAGGCGGAAACCCATGGCGGACTTCATCGGCGCGGTGGACCAGGGAACCACCAGCACCCGATTCATGATCTTCGACCACGGCGGCAACGAGGTGGCGAAGCACCAACTGGAGCACGAACAGATCCTGCCGCGTTCGGGCTGGGTGGAGCACGACCCGGTGGAGATCTGGGAGCGCACCAACTCCGTGATCCAGAACGCCCTTCGCCACGGCGGCCTCTCGGGGACCGACCTGGCCGCGATCGGTATCACCAACCAGCGCGAGACCACGGTGGTGTGGGACCCGCGCAACGGCCGCCCGTACTACAACGCGATCGTGTGGCAGGACACCCGTACCGACAAG
This sequence is a window from Streptomyces ortus. Protein-coding genes within it:
- a CDS encoding LacI family DNA-binding transcriptional regulator; translation: MRGRQRPTIKTVAARAGVGRTTVSRVINGSELVSEKARAAVLAAIAELNYVPNSVARGLVTSRTNSVALVIPESESRLGSEPYFSAVIRGVSTALARTRTQLQLVLVRDQAERDQLTESVAERRVDGVLLVSVHEHDPLPGLLEDMGLPTVLAGRRSPAESLAHVHSDNAGGAATAVGHLLARGRRTIATISGPLDMDVARSRLQGWREALEKSGHDASERLVASGDFTEEGGEAAMRSLLEQVPSLDGVFVASDVMAAGALVELRRQRRRVPEDVAVVGFDDSIIARHTNPPLTSVRQPIEEIGETIARLLLEEIGNPEEPRRHVVLPTELVVRESS
- a CDS encoding TIGR01777 family oxidoreductase; this translates as MKVVLPGGTGQVGAMLDRALSAAGHEVTVVTRNPSRAHDVGWDGTTLGPWAEAVDGSDVVVNLAGRSVSCRYTEENLRAMMDSRVDSARVVGEAIAAAARPPRVWLQMSTATVYAHSVGAAHDEATGVIGGSETRVPEYWAYSVEIAKNWERAQTEAPTPATRKVALRSAMVMSPDRGGVFHVLSRLARLGLGGPVAGGAQYVSWIHDEDFVRAVEFLIDRDDIEGPVNLASPEPLPHRDFMRALRTAWGVPVGLPATRLMAELGAFALRSDTELLLKSRRVVPGRLSAAGFAFAHPEWGRAAVALAERAGRRRSGRDTGLFSKR
- a CDS encoding MIP/aquaporin family protein, which gives rise to MAERRTRSGLVGELSAEFAGTMILILFGCGVVAQVSAGGALTDPAGGLGDHDSIAWAWGLGVTLGVYVAARLSGAHLNPAVTVALAAFKGFPWRKVAPYALAQTAGAFVAALLVRWNYSEALAKADPGHTLKTQGVFSTLPGNGNPALPVHEWGAFRDQVIGTAILLLLIMAITDLLNTPPGANLAPFVIGLVVVAIGMAWGTNAGYAINPARDFGPRLASFFTGYGGAWRDQYGNLYFWVPIIAPLVGGLLGAGLYKVFISRFLPSAEPEPPGRVPASKD
- a CDS encoding ABC transporter substrate-binding protein, translating into MGKARKKLRTRAVAAVSVVSALGLVVGCGGSDSGGTGGGKKDGKTTITMGLFGVMGFKETGLLDKYMKEHPDVVIKADVAGDEQTYYTALQTHLAAGSGLKDIQGIEIGRAKELSDTQKDKFVDLAGAAGTDHFLPWKQSQVTTDDKKVIGLGTDIGPMAVCYRKDLFEQAGLPTDREEVAKLWEGDWSKYVEAGKKFKKNSKDDKVAFMDSSSGLFNAMIYGNSQQFYDKQGKLIYETNPVVKDAWKLASEAATSDLTAKLRQFQPGWDPGLANSTFASTVCPAWMLAHISEKAGPKNKGKWDVAKAPKGANWGGSFLGVMDKSPVKKEAQDLVAWLTAPEQQAYLFEKIGNFPSSQKALEMPEVVDAKSDYFSGAPIGQIFGAAAKEIPDEQVLGRKDGTIKDIFSQGLTLIEAQNKSPNEAWKTTDKRIEKAAG